The Arachis ipaensis cultivar K30076 chromosome B03, Araip1.1, whole genome shotgun sequence region GGAGGATAAAGAGATttgaggaagaaataaggaaggtGGATGATATGGTTAGTAGTGGACGGTATGATGGTACAACTGAGGCAAGGAGAAGGGCATTAGTGAGGTGCTGCGAAAAGTGGTATATAAGGCAGGATATGCATTGGAAGCAAATGTCAAGATCAAGGCAAGCCAATGACATGGATAGGAACACAAGATACTTTCATAATATTGCTTCTGCAAGGAGAAGGAATAACAAGATTGAGGCTTTGGTGGTTAATGGGAGGCTAGTGAGAAATCAAGCAAGGATAAAGATAGCGGTCAGGGACTATTATAAACGTTTGTACCACTAGGAGGCATCCCCAAGAGTGAGCTTTAGGGATGGTTTAGTTAATCGTTTACAAAGGGAAGAAGCGGAAAGCCTAGAGGTGCTACCATCAGTAGAGGAAGTGAAAGAGGCAGTTTGGGACTGTGAATCTTCCAAAGCGGCAGGGAGTGATGGATACAACATGAACTTTATTAAAAAGTGTTGGAATGAGATTGGAAAGGAGTTCACTGCAACTGTGATGAAGTTTTTTGAGACAGCAAGATTACCAGCAGATGCTAATGTCACTTGGGTAGCGTTGGCTCCGAAATTTGTTGGGGCGAAGGAGATGAAAGATCTCAAACCTATCAGTATGGTTGGTTGTGTTTATAAAGTCATCTCAAAATTGTTGACAAGAAGAATGAGGAGGGTAATGCCAGGCTTAGTTGGGGAATCACAGAGTGCCTTTGTGAAGGGGCGAAAGATACATGATGGAGCTTTAATTGCTTGTGAAACTGTGCAATGGTTGAGACTGAGGAAGAAGGCTTCAGCGATTATTAAACTGGACTTTCAAAAAGCCTATGACAGAGTTAAATGGTGCTTTGTGGATATTGTGCTTGAGAAGATGGGTTTCGAAAGAACTTGGAGGGCGTGGGTAACGGAGTGTGTTACATCGGCATCTATCTCTGTTCTGATAAATGGATCACCATCGAAACCATTCAAAATGGAGAGGGGAATACGTCAAGGTGACCCCTTATCGCCGTTTCTATTCGTCTTAGTGGTGGATGTGTTGAACAGGATGATCGGTGAGACAGTTAGAAACGGTCGAATATCTCCTCTATTAGTTGGTAGGGATAATATAGAGCTATCACACTTACAATTTGCTGATGACATTATTCTGTCCACCGGAGGAGGAGACTGTGAGAAACTATAAGAGACTTCTGAGGTGCTTTGAAATAATGTATGGGTTGAGCATCAACTTCGAGAAGTCTAACTTGATACCAGTGAACTGCAGTCAAGAATGGGTTAACCAGATGTGTCAGCTACTCGGGTGTCAAGAGACATCTCTACCTGTAAGGTACCTTGGCATTATGTTAGGTGCGAATCCGCAGTTGGTAAAAACTTGGAAGCCGAATATTGATAAGGTGGAAGAGAAACTCAGTCTGTGGAAAGCAAATGTTCTTAGTAAGGCTGGGAAGCTGGTCCTCATTAAATCAGTAATTAACAGCTTATCGATTTATTACCTGAGTTTGTACAAAATACCAAATGCGGTTGTAAGGAGAATTATCTCTTTGCAGAGGAGGTTCTTTTGGGGGAAAGGACGATGGGCAACCTGGTATGGCCCTAGTGAAGTGGGAGATGGTCCAGGCACCAAAGAAGTTAGGAGGGTTGGGAGTGGGTGATACTGTTGTCCGAAATACGGCATTATtatttaaatggtggtggcggtTCTCTAAGGAGGACTGTCCTCTATGGAAGATGATTGTATGCTCTTGTAATAGCTTGAACCCAAATCACTTGTTGTCAACCCAGACGTTACCGAAGAGGGGAGGCCCGTGGATAGATATATGTCAACTGTAAATAAAGGAGCAAGGTGTCATGCAGAAGATGATTGATAGCCTTGCTATGGAAGTAGGAGATGGCAGATCAACCAGATTTTGGGAAGATACATGGCTCCAAGTAGGAAAGTTGAAATATGCTTTTCAGAGACTCTTCTTGATTTCAAACCAACAAGGATCAGTAATTGGGGATTGTGGGTTCTGTGATGGGATAGAGTGGGTGTGGCATTTCCAATGGAGAAGGGAACTACGACAATAGGAGACAAATACATTAAACCAGCTGCTTCATGTCTTACAATCTGTTAGGTTGATAGCAGATGTGCAAGATAGAGTGGTGTGGAAATTTGACAAAGACGGCGTTTATTccactaactcatttgtgcaggttttgCAGGAAGAGACTTTAGATGAGGAGCTTTTGAGATACAGGTTCACAAAGGAGATTTGGAAAGGTCTAGTTCCGTCGCGAGTGGGGTTGTTCATTTGGTTTACTTTGGTAGGCCAAGTTAATACAAAGAACTGGCTACATAGATTGGGAATCCTACAACAGAGTGATATTTTGTGTGTGTTGTGTAAGAAAGAGGTTGAGAATTTACAACATCTATTTATTACTTGTGAGTactcttggcaggtgtggtgtgcttggatCTTGGCGCTTGGGTAGGAGTGGATAGTCCCCGGTACTTTGAAAGAGCAATTTGAGAGTTGGAGATCTGTACCGATGAGACAAGAGGTGCACAAACTTTGGCAAGTTGGGTTCTTCTCAGTTATATGGACTATTTGGTTACACAGAAATGATGTCATCTTTAACAGCAAAACAACAGGAATCAGAGATTACATGGATCAATCCTTTTCATTTGCTACAGAGTGGTGTTGTAAATAActcatgttgttgatggctatgtcgGAGATGATATAAGAGTTGTTAGTCTTAATGATTCTCTTTTTGTATTACTTGTTTCACTAGAGtgttgaactttttttttttaaaaaaaaactataatatatacattaacaacacttataaaatatatttatatcttTTTGCATAATCTGTTTTTTGTTATTACGATTTACATGTTATATATTCATTTGTAATCTGCGAATGCATTTTTGGCTTTTATATGAGAATTTTTGTAAAATTCTGTtcgctatagcaaattatataaaaTAGGCATAGGAACAAAATGTAACCAATTTAAAAATATTGCAtttatatcattttaatttttatttattttaaatatgtgAATTGCTCTCATTTTGTAGAATCTATATAATTCAAATCCTTAATCAACTGTATCTAGTCATCTACACTGGTTGCACGTGACTAGATCACTATAGTACTTATCGTCTTGGAACTTTTGTTATTTCTGTTGGCAATACGCATGCCATCAAGCGAGTAACTTAAAGACCAGGACTGATACCAATTACCCAGAAAAATTGAGATTAAAAATTAGGGTGGACAATGGATAGTTTAGGTTAGGGTTTGgactctattttaattttatttatagattaaaatttttttaaaaattttacccTATCTTATTTTGGATTGAGAAATTCTCAATTCTAATTCTATNNNNNNNNNNNNNNNNNNNNNNNNNNNNNNNNNNNNNNNNNNNNNNNNNNNNNNNNNNNNNNNNNNNNNNNNNNNNNNNNNNNNNNNNNNNNNNNNNNNNNNNNNNNNNNNNNNNNNNNNNNNNNNNNNNNNNNNNNNNNNNNNNNNNNNNNNNNNNNNNNNNNNNNNNNNNTAGGGTAGAGTATGAACCCATACCCTATCATATTCGCAGACAAATTTACATTATACTCTATTTTATCTGCAGCAAATTGAATAGATAATCCTATTCGAACAGATTAATTCGAATTAGAAATCCACAAGTAGTATATATATTGCCAATCCTATAAATAAGAATTTTCTAGTGAATCCTGTGTATGATACTGTGGAACACCTAGAAAGTTTTGATAACATTATCATTATTAAATCAGTTTTATTGAACAGATATCATTTAATTCTAGTTCTTTAGAATATTTATTCGATCCACATGTAACATGTTAAAGACTAATTTATTAacaattagaattttatttaagCATCTAGTTAATAAACTAGCAATATTAGATTTAAATTTCACCATTAAGCGAATTAGTGAACttattatttgattaaattaaattgatataattttaaaaatattatgtacATATAAAAAATTCTatcaaatttattattatatatttatgtataaaatgtatatattatttaaattatttttaatatatattttatataaataattaattttatatgattatatcttttgtaattatttttaaacattttttattGCCTGTAATTTTAAAAATCTTGTTAATAAGTATTTCAAAAACACTACTTAAATATACTATAATTAGAGAATatgtataaaaaatataatttgaatGTGAACATTTTTAATTTAGAGTAATACTCTAAATAGGTTTTTAAAGATTTGACGGTCCGATAAATTtgtctttcaaaaaaattaactAGGTCTTGAGTCTCCAAAATTATTAGATATATACTATATAGGTCCCCAAATCAGGTTAAACCGGTTAATACGACATTCTATCTCCTACGTGGAGGTTAGGTGTGATGTGTCAGGTAAAATAATATGTGTGACACTCAGGACACATTAGTCCCTGGACACATGGCTAAAATGACGTCGTTTTAAGACAACACCAAACGTTTTGAAGGGACAGATACATCCCCACCTTTGTTCTCTGATTCTCCAAACTTTGACGTTTTAAAGTCAAATAGGTCcctaaaatttttattataagtCAAAAAGGCCCTAAATTTATAATATATATGTCAAATTAGTCCCCTCAAATTAAGCAATTAGAACCAGAATCAGAATAAAATCATGATGAAATTATCCAAAGTACGTTAAAGTATGCAGTTCTAAGCACATGAAATGACAAATCTTAAGTACAATTACAATCAAACCATTAGAATTTGTCAATATCCTCGTCTAgcatcttgttcttttgtaaaaCTTTTATCTCTTTATCTCCATGAATTGGATGAATACCAGATTTCAAGTTAACAAAAGTGGGATCATACTAATACGTTGTCATGTGGTCAACTGGTTATGGTAAtccaaatccaaaaaaatttctaTAGGTCAAAGAAATAAATCAAGTCACCAAACAACCGACACAATACAACATCACAACAGAATACAAATTTCAAATacttatattatttttgttattatcaaATACATATTCGTAACCACTTCACAATTCTCACTTAAACTACACCTATAACATACTATCTTTGATCTATTCTAACATCACATGCACGTTCATCATACTTTACTCTTTACTGCCAATTTAATACAGCAAAAGCTAACCTAACTTACTTCAAACAATGGCGATATACACGACACACCACCACCAAATAGTCCCTGTACACACCATCAAAGCACCATTACGAATTTGGATAAACATTAATGGGGTAAAGAATATGAAGGGTTAGTTTGTAAAACTTAGGTGAGGGTTTGTGATACTTGTAATTTtataaagagaaagagagaggaagagtTTTTTTTTATGTAAGGTACTCACTTAAATTCGGGGACCTTTTTGActtataacaaaaattttagGGGACCTATTTGACTTTAAAACGTCGTCGAAGTCTGGAGAATCAAAGAATAAAAGTGGAGACGTATCTATCCcctcaaaacggcgtcgtttggtGTCCCAAAATGACGTCGTTTTAGCCACATGTTTAGGGACTAATGTGTCCGAGCGCCACGCGTGTTGCTTTACCTGACACGTCACACCTACAACCTCCACGTAGAAGAGAGAGTGTCGTGTTAACTGGCTCAACTTGGCTTGGGAACCTATATGACATATATCTAGTAATTTTGGAAATCCGGGACCTAGTTAATTTTTCTAAGGGATAAATCTGTCGAACTGTCAAATCTTTGGGGACCTATTTGAAGTATTATACATTTATTGAATTGGATAAACAAATATCTTTTAAGTTTAGAGCATTTTTAGGTaggattaaaatttttgaaaataaaaaagttgataaaataatCACATAAtacattaattatttttaaattaaaataataaaatacacatttaaagtaaaatttatagatttaataataattaatttcttACCCTATCAATTTACTaactttttctaaaaataaattcttTTAGCTAAATCCCCATTTTAATAGTTTGATctttgtcaccaaaaaaaaaatagtttgatCTTTTATCCTTGTTATATTGTATTTGTTTGGAGGCAAAAGTTTACCTGTAGTGCGGGTCATTGCCATAATTCCAATTGAGGGACATGATGGGCGGTGGTAACATAACAAGAAGAAGATGCGAGTTTTTGACAGTCCTGTTATTAAATGTACAATGCTTAGTGCATAATATTAATTTGAATGAGAGTACAGTAACAAAAGTTATTTATCCTTCCATGATATAATCTAATTATGCAAGAACTTCCAAATCCACCTGCAGATCTAAATTATGCATAACAAGAAATGAAAATCCTTGCTTTGCATAGAACATTATATTATCATTCCCAAATTTTTCCACacctcactctcactctcacacCATAATGGCCTTTGCCCCACAGTCAGTGTAGTGTGGCTTTCCTCCACCACTCAATTCATTGCCTTTTTAACGTGCTCTAACACCACCACCATTTTAATCTTCAATAACACTACCTCCACCTCACAGCACAAAACCTGATTTAGAAATATCATATTTTCATTCTCTCACCACCCATTAGGAACCCAAAATCTCATGCTCAATGTTCCAAGCTGAAAACTACACACATCACTGGAGAAAAATTATTCAGCTTCCGCAACTACAACGCATTCTTCATCCTCTTCCATGCCATTTCACAGCTTAACCTTTAATTTCTTCCTTTAGGGTTCTGTTCTATTATCCCTCAGCTCTCAGCTCTCAGCTCTCAGCATCAACGATGACAAAAATCACTTTTTGACAACAACCCCGCCAGATTCAAACCAAACACCGCCCTATGCAGGTCACAACATTTACCTCCAAAAAACCACTCCCCATTGTCTTCTCCTCCTTCACCTATGCCTTCTAGGGTTTCCGAAGACAAACATGAATCCGAAACAGAACCACCCTACCCTAAAACGTTCGCCGCCGTCGACCCTCCATTCCCAAATTTAGTGACCATGAAGAACGCCTTCCCCATGAAACGCACCGTTCGACCACTCTTCGCGCTCGTCCTCCTACTCGTCTTCGTCGCCACCCTTACCTCACGCGCCATGTTTCGCCGCCCCCTCCTCTCCATCGAGCTCGAGACGCGCGTCCTCTTGATCCACGCGccccctcctcctcctccgcAGCTCAACGCCACGCTGCTCCGCCACGCCGCCATCGAGATCGGCGAGGACAAGGCCAAGCAGGAGATCCAGCAGCTCCTCGATGGTAACTTCGGCAGTCAGGCTCGCCACCGGACCTTCATCTCGTGGCGGCGGATCATCCATCACGACGTCGCCAGCGCCGGAGACAGATCCTCCTCCCGGAGCACCATTCCGGCGACGCTCCGTTCCCCTCTGTTCTACCGTTACTGGCTTGATTTCCGTAAGGTCCTGAACGATTGGGCGAGGAAGAAGCGATTCCAAGCAAATATCATGGATGAGCTGATTCGGTTGGTGAAAGCCCCCATTGACAAGAAAAAGGGTATCTTGGATGGGAATTTACGAAAATACGGTTCTTGTGCGGTTGTGGGGAACAGCGGGATCCTGTTGAAGAGTGATTATGGTAGGTTGATTGATTCGCATGATGCAGTGATAAGGCTGAACAATGCGAGGGTGAATAACTTTGAGAACAAGGTTGGGAAGAAGACAACAATATCATTTGTGAATAGCAACATTGTGCACCTGTGTGCCAGAAGAGTTGGGTGCTATTGCCACCCTTATGGCTCTCACATCCCCATTGTTATGTATATTTGTCAGGCCGTCCACTTTCTGGATTTCACTGTCTGCAATGCTTCCCACAAGGCTCCCCTCTTGGTAACTGATCCCAGGTTTGATGTCTTGTGCGCAAGGATTGTCAAGTACTATTCATTGAAGAGGTTTGTGGAGCAAAGTGGCAAGACCTTGGACGAGTGGGGCAGTGCCCATGATGGGGCTCTCTTCCATTACTCTTCTGGATTGCAGGCCGTCATGCTTGCTCTCGGCATTTGTGATCAAGTTAGCATCTTTGGATTTGGTAAATCAGCTTCTGCCAAACATCATTATCATACCAACCAGAAGGCTGAGCTCCATTTGCACGATTACGAGGCTGAGTATCAGTTCTACCGCGACCTTGTCGATCGCCACAACCCTATACCATTCCTCTCAGACAACTTCAACCTCCCCCCTGTTGTTTTATATCACTGACTCTTGCCTATCTTTTTTATGTGGTTCTTTCATCATGATGTCTGAAATTTTTTGTTGTCATACTTGTAGTGAAATGCATAGATAGTGGAAAGTTAAACAACGGTGACTCAAGGTTCAAAGTTTTGTATTATTGTCAAGTTTGTAATCTCCCCCCAAAAATTGTAGCCTTAAGGCAGCAGTAACAAGAACAAGTGTAAATTTTTGTTAGAACAAGACACGCTTAATGGTTAAACATGCCATCATATCTAtaacttttcttctttctctatcACCTGGTTTTCTTTTGTCCTTGGTCTATTTCTTTTCCGTCCTTGAATGAACCAAATGATTTCATTCAATATGCTGGATTGTGTGTTCCATCATTTAGATTTTCAGACAACTAGGCAAAACTGGTGAGACAAACTGAAAAATTAGGAACTATTTAGCAATATTATCCTCTCATTAACTATTTAGGAATTATATATAAGATTTCAGTGGAAGCATCCACGCGACATTAATTCAAAGAAGAAAAGATCATCTAGTCCTCCTTTTTGACATAATATTCAGTTGAGAACTCGTTGCTTTATATTTCTAAGAGTAGTTAAAAACATAAGATACATCACAGAAGGCGACTGTCCACTGCTCTATATATACATTAGATCAAAAGTTCACAGCACTGCACTCCAATAGTAACCTAATCTGTTGCAGTCTGGTATGTAATGTacaccaaaaaagaaaaagaaaaagaggacaCATCTTCCACTTCTTTCTAAACTTGAAAGAGCTTCAGCCAAAACACATGGTCCTTAATTTCACCATCACAAAATGCTGGTCTCTTCACTCTGCGGTGTCCATCACTGCTCCCTTCTCCTCATACTTGACTCCCACCAAGTAGCATATTCTCACCTGCTTAGGATCATAAACAGCATACTCATTGTATTCCAAAGGGCTATCTTTATGCTCTGACGCAACTATCCTTCCCGAGGGGACTTTGATGTCATCCTTCCAAACAAAGTGCTCTGACTCGTCTGTTTTCTTCTTCCCCAGCCCCTTCACTCCAACCTTCTTTTCCTCCAAAGATGCCGTGTCCTGTGCCATGCAATCACATTTCACAATGTCAAAGAAAACATCGAAGAAACTATTCTACTCTTAGGTGCCTTACCTCTGGCGGGGATTTCAACTCGGTGATCTCATTCCCCAAAGAAGCAATCGCCAAAACCAAGAACCCTTCAGGCCTGTCCACCGCTGTAAAGCCATATCTTGCAGCCTCCGCTGCAGCATCTGAACAAACAATCGCCTTCCCAAACTGTTGCAGTTCAATGGAGCCACGGATCAGAATATTCTTATCACGAGAATCGAGTTACAGTAACACTAATTTATCGTACCATGTATCCTGGCACTGGTAGTGAACATATAGCTGGTAAGAACCCCTTGTGCAAGTGCCTCAAAAGATTTGAGCTTCGTGTTCCTTGCATCACAGCATAATCACCACATTTAGAAGATAATCATAATTACGCTTTGTTCACCAGAAAGTTGAGATGTCGTGTTTCTTACCACACCATAAAAGAACCTTGTTTGGGAGCTTCACTATGTCTTCATAGGGTGGGCATGCACTCGTTTCCACAGAAAATATGTTCTCCACAGAAACCCCATATTCCTGAGATTCATTACAAGTAAATTAATCACGTCAACACACAGAAAAATGACATTCTGAATTCCAGATGTTACCATGTCACCAACTTTGACTGGTTCATAAGTTCTCTCCAGATACTTGACAATCATATCATAATCATCGGAATCCTTCTCCAAGGGAGAGATTGAGCAACCTAATTTGTTGTAGGTCTCTGACAAGGGGTCATCAATGGTAGAGCCACTCACATCTCCTATGAGGTGAGAAGCCACGGTTATGTCCCTGACACCCTCCAGGGCAGCAGCAGCCTAACAAGATAAGAGTAAGAGTGATTAACACAAGTGAATGATTTGAAGCAAATTACCATTAGGCTTACATGTTCTGCGATCTCTTGATAATCTCTGAAAAGGAAAGGCCTAGTAGAGGGCATCATAGTGAACCATCTTTGGCTAAAATCTGTCCAGACAGCCTCAGCCTTTGGTCCACTCTCCTTCGATGACTTAACCTTCTCTATGAACTCCAACAATGCTTCCTCACCTGATGTACCTCTTGTCAGTCTCGTTGAAAGTACttgacaaaaataaatcaaataatcagGGAAAAAATAATTGCCAAATTGCATACATCTTTTCAAGTGAAACTGTGTAACCATTCCTATGGGAAGGTCTGGCGAGTCGTAACCCATCTCCATCAGCGCATACCTGATTTCAGTATTCCAATATTCGGTTATTTCTAAACAGCCGCAGCAGCAACTCTAAAAGGCAGTGTTCATACCTGTATATCTCCTGGCTGCATAAAACCTTGACGAAATTGGCAACCATAGGCTCAAGTTTACAGTGTGTAGCTGCTATCCCCAGCTGTCGCAGTCCCAGTGCGCCGTGCCGGACTTCTACTCCATCATCCTAAGCCACGTTCCAAGGAGATTGTTGCATTCTTTTATCTCACAAGTGCTAGCAATGGCATACCTAATGCTTAGAAGTAGCAGTAGAAACATACCATGTCAATGGGGTAGAACTTGAGTGGCTTTTTGCTGAACTTCTTGTCTCTTTCCCAAGGCTCAAACTCGTTACCGGTGATCTCTTCAAAGAGCCTCGTAAACTCTCTCAGAGCATTATCCACGTTATCAAACTCTTCCAGTCTCTCCTCTGCATTAAGATCGTCTCCAGCTCTTGCTTTCTTGAAGAATAGATGCAAATGATTCTCCGGGACCGTAATGAGTTGCATGACACTGTAGCTGCTCCAAATCCACATCACCCATAATCAGGAGGTTTTGTCACATAAACGCAAAGATGAACAGAATAGAATATAATAGAATAAAACGAAGGCGAAATTGCAATCACTGGTTGAGTTGTCGGGCATGGTCGCAGAGGGAGAAGGCACAGTTGTACAAAATTCCATCTTTGTCAAATATGTAGCCTCCTTGTTCCTGCAATTTGGTATCTTTGTAGACCCCTCTCTTGCCATAAAGCTTGAGCTGTGACAGAAAAAGAGGAGTGTGAAAGATTAGAGAGATTAACATTTATATTTAGTAGCTTGAGTTGGTGAATAGACCTGTGAAACTAGAGATTCAATGGGGTGGTCTCCAGGATGGTGTTTATCCCCGGCTACTGCGGACAGATGAGTGACAAGTTCATAAGCGTCCAAAGGTTGAGGTTCTTGTTTCTCGATTGTGTCGCTCAACCAGGCCTCCGTTACCACTGGTATACCCCTCTCCCTagattacataaataaaattaatgtgttacttaaaaaaaattattgtggttAAGCTTATGTATTTTTAAGTACTCCTTACGTACtctttagatatttttattataattaattaattattattaatattaaactaataaaaaaataatttagataaTAGTATGCATGGTAAATGAGGTGATCATATAATCTGAACGGATCAAAGGAGACTGACATGACTTCTGCAAGTTTGGAAGTGCCACCGCGTTCTCTTTCAGCAGGCGAAGCCACCAAACAGGTTGACCCTAATAACGATATAAATTGGAAGTTGGAGTTGGTAATTAATTAAATGAAACAAGAGCAAGTGCTTAATTAATTACCAATGATGGAGTTGGCGACCTTCCCTCCATGCTTCTCAATACTCGTTTTCCAATAATGCTAATTAATAACAATACAACACGTTGGAAATTTGTGTTAGCGTGATAAACAAAAGTGTGTAGTGTGGAGTGGTATATGAATACGTACATGCGTACGAGAAAGACGGCCCATGAGAGAGATGGTCATGCCAGTGAAAGGCTTGTCGGCTGAGCCTAAATCCCTATGAGGCCTGCCAGCAGGAGCAACTTCTTCGTATTTCTTTAACAACTGCATGCCATGGTGCACATGGAACATGAATATAAGAAATGAGACGtaagagatatatatatatatatagaaatacAAGGTAAGAGATGGACATGTGCGACGGGAGTGTCGTGAAGGGAATCAGGTAGCTTGGTGGTTTGGTGCTTTCTGGGAGG contains the following coding sequences:
- the LOC107629331 gene encoding beta-1,6-galactosyltransferase GALT29A-like — translated: MPSRVSEDKHESETEPPYPKTFAAVDPPFPNLVTMKNAFPMKRTVRPLFALVLLLVFVATLTSRAMFRRPLLSIELETRVLLIHAPPPPPPQLNATLLRHAAIEIGEDKAKQEIQQLLDGNFGSQARHRTFISWRRIIHHDVASAGDRSSSRSTIPATLRSPLFYRYWLDFRKVLNDWARKKRFQANIMDELIRLVKAPIDKKKGILDGNLRKYGSCAVVGNSGILLKSDYGRLIDSHDAVIRLNNARVNNFENKVGKKTTISFVNSNIVHLCARRVGCYCHPYGSHIPIVMYICQAVHFLDFTVCNASHKAPLLVTDPRFDVLCARIVKYYSLKRFVEQSGKTLDEWGSAHDGALFHYSSGLQAVMLALGICDQVSIFGFGKSASAKHHYHTNQKAELHLHDYEAEYQFYRDLVDRHNPIPFLSDNFNLPPVVLYH
- the LOC107629330 gene encoding poly [ADP-ribose] polymerase 3 isoform X1, translating into MKVHGEEEKVIMTRKQKAESINKQAHDNTPKKAKIEFDDVHNTTNGKSSCAEFDDLSKAMSDHLSVDDMRQILEANGIDSSASSNSDLEITRKCEDLLFYGALEKCPVCNGSLEFDGRRYCCRGFYSEWCSCTFSTRDPPRKHQTTKLPDSLHDTPVAHLLKKYEEVAPAGRPHRDLGSADKPFTGMTISLMGRLSRTHHYWKTSIEKHGGKVANSIIGSTCLVASPAERERGGTSKLAEVMERGIPVVTEAWLSDTIEKQEPQPLDAYELVTHLSAVAGDKHHPGDHPIESLVSQLKLYGKRGVYKDTKLQEQGGYIFDKDGILYNCAFSLCDHARQLNHYSVMQLITVPENHLHLFFKKARAGDDLNAEERLEEFDNVDNALREFTRLFEEITGNEFEPWERDKKFSKKPLKFYPIDMDDGVEVRHGALGLRQLGIAATHCKLEPMVANFVKVLCSQEIYRYALMEMGYDSPDLPIGMVTQFHLKRCEEALLEFIEKVKSSKESGPKAEAVWTDFSQRWFTMMPSTRPFLFRDYQEIAEHAAAALEGVRDITVASHLIGDVSGSTIDDPLSETYNKLGCSISPLEKDSDDYDMIVKYLERTYEPVKVGDMEYGVSVENIFSVETSACPPYEDIVKLPNKVLLWCGTRSSNLLRHLHKGFLPAICSLPVPGYMFGKAIVCSDAAAEAARYGFTAVDRPEGFLVLAIASLGNEITELKSPPEDTASLEEKKVGVKGLGKKKTDESEHFVWKDDIKVPSGRIVASEHKDSPLEYNEYAVYDPKQVRICYLVGVKYEEKGAVMDTAE
- the LOC107629330 gene encoding poly [ADP-ribose] polymerase 3 isoform X2 — protein: MLLKKYEEVAPAGRPHRDLGSADKPFTGMTISLMGRLSRTHHYWKTSIEKHGGKVANSIIGSTCLVASPAERERGGTSKLAEVMERGIPVVTEAWLSDTIEKQEPQPLDAYELVTHLSAVAGDKHHPGDHPIESLVSQLKLYGKRGVYKDTKLQEQGGYIFDKDGILYNCAFSLCDHARQLNHYSVMQLITVPENHLHLFFKKARAGDDLNAEERLEEFDNVDNALREFTRLFEEITGNEFEPWERDKKFSKKPLKFYPIDMDDGVEVRHGALGLRQLGIAATHCKLEPMVANFVKVLCSQEIYRYALMEMGYDSPDLPIGMVTQFHLKRCEEALLEFIEKVKSSKESGPKAEAVWTDFSQRWFTMMPSTRPFLFRDYQEIAEHAAAALEGVRDITVASHLIGDVSGSTIDDPLSETYNKLGCSISPLEKDSDDYDMIVKYLERTYEPVKVGDMEYGVSVENIFSVETSACPPYEDIVKLPNKVLLWCGTRSSNLLRHLHKGFLPAICSLPVPGYMFGKAIVCSDAAAEAARYGFTAVDRPEGFLVLAIASLGNEITELKSPPEDTASLEEKKVGVKGLGKKKTDESEHFVWKDDIKVPSGRIVASEHKDSPLEYNEYAVYDPKQVRICYLVGVKYEEKGAVMDTAE